The Montipora foliosa isolate CH-2021 chromosome 6, ASM3666993v2, whole genome shotgun sequence genome includes the window GTGATCTTTGCAAGattaaaaatcattttaaacatTCCAAGGAATGTAAGCGACtccaaaaagagagaaaatcaaaACCAGCAAATCAAAAGCAATCACAATCATCTAAGAAACCATTTGTCctgaaagttgatgaagatggtgAAGAGCATTTTTATGAAGTTGTGGACAAAATTTGTGCCCTGAAACAACGTGACCATCGAAAAGCTTTTGCAAACCTGCTCATCTCAAAGAAAAGAATCTCTGTGAACTTTCAGATAGACTCTGGTTCCACATGCAGTATTTTACCAGTTGATATGTACAAGGAGATTAGTGGTGATTATGACCTACAGGACCTAAATACAACTTTCCGTCCCGTCCTTTCACTCTATGATGAGAAAACACAGATCCAAACACTGGGCACCAGAAAATGTTTTGTGTTCAACCCTGCAACTGGAGAAGAAGGGATTATTCAGTTTAGAATCGTTGCTGAGGACCTGACCCCTCTAATTGGTTTAAGTGACTCTGAGGAACTAAAGCTTATTGAGCTTCTTCGAGAGAATATTGCTACTTTAGATTCTGGCAAACCCACTGTTCCTTCATCTGCTTCAGAATTACACACACCACTGACCTTGCAAACCATTCAGTGCAAGTACCCTGAGGTGTTTGAAAACTGTGTAGGAAAACTGGATGGCGAACTTCACCTCTACACGAAACAAGATGTTACTCCAACAAAAGCCGCTCCCAGGGAGATCCCGCTGtctgttaaaaacaaatttatagCTGAAGTCAAAGATCTTCAAGAACAAGGCATTATCGAAAAAGTAACTGAGCCCACCAACTGGGTGAGTGCTCCCACGATCGTCAACAAGCCTTCTGCTAAGAATGGAATAAGACTTTGCATAGATTCCAGACCTCTGAACACTGCACTCAAGCGCTCTGAGTATCCAATACCAACCGTAGATCATCTTCTTACAGAAATTAGCAATGCTAAAGTGTTTACCCTGGCTGACATCAAATCCGCTTTCTGGCATGTCCCACTGGACGAACCCAGCTCCCTTCTCACAACCTTCAACACTCCTTTAGGAAGAATGAAATGGAACAGAATGCCTTTTGGCATTAGTGTCGCACCTGAAGAATTCCAAAGAAGAATAGATGAGAGTTTAGAAGGACTGGATGGTACTAAAGCCATTGCTGATGATATCCTCATCTGGGGAGATGGCAACACCATCGAGGAAGCAACATCCAACCATGATGCCCGACTCTCAGCTTTGCTGGACAGATGCCAACAGAAGCACATCAAACTAAACGCCGACAAGTTCCAGCTGAGGAAGACTGAATTATCGTACATGGGGGTAACGCTGACCGACAAAGGAGTCAAACCAGACCCACGGAAACAAGATAGCATACAAGCCATGCCAGCCCCAACCAACAAAGAGGAAGTAAG containing:
- the LOC138005701 gene encoding uncharacterized protein, whose amino-acid sequence is MSGEGDEGAPAQNPAQNPAQNPADHFSGNIMNFERPKFNARQENRLEALKSFKKKCGYIFKGSLVNISEERKCILVQDWLGPEGQKIYDSLDWGELEDVNNYELMWTKLEGAVSAECNEIVASKKFKERVQNPKETITSFVTDLMLLVKDCNYVDEDRQVRDQFVYGVSDDNLKKKLLEKGNTLTRIQAVSIGKAHETTNQEVQECCLKPHVSDSTKAVFKDKPNKGLMCNYCANKKGSHSFTNKRHCPAWGAVCDLCKIKNHFKHSKECKRLQKERKSKPANQKQSQSSKKPFVLKVDEDGEEHFYEVVDKICALKQRDHRKAFANLLISKKRISVNFQIDSGSTCSILPVDMYKEISGDYDLQDLNTTFRPVLSLYDEKTQIQTLGTRKCFVFNPATGEEGIIQFRIVAEDLTPLIGLSDSEELKLIELLRENIATLDSGKPTVPSSASELHTPLTLQTIQCKYPEVFENCVGKLDGELHLYTKQDVTPTKAAPREIPLSVKNKFIAEVKDLQEQGIIEKVTEPTNWVSAPTIVNKPSAKNGIRLCIDSRPLNTALKRSEYPIPTVDHLLTEISNAKVFTLADIKSAFWHVPLDEPSSLLTTFNTPLGRMKWNRMPFGISVAPEEFQRRIDESLEGLDGTKAIADDILIWGDGNTIEEATSNHDARLSALLDRCQQKHIKLNADKFQLRKTELSYMGVTLTDKGVKPDPRKQDSIQAMPAPTNKEEVRRLLGVVTYLSRFSEDLSTKSEPLRTLLKKDVAFTWEANEQHAFNEIKALISSAPLLKYFNPDLPVEIQTDASSSGLGACLMQGGQPVQYASRALTETEKRYSQIEKEMLSVVFVSQGSIPILMEGK